A single region of the Podospora pseudopauciseta strain CBS 411.78 chromosome 1, whole genome shotgun sequence genome encodes:
- a CDS encoding hypothetical protein (EggNog:ENOG503P8CC; COG:K) codes for MDRNTPLSPSLPKGEPLPVGFNELLQHNAATPHDMNAADSIRVQLQPASRYGTPAPQLTHSQSFDPSMSYQHGGAQIPGFHPMYPDSSPYGPIPDMSQPYGTPAASPPTPSRASDIMSIHGGNIVIGKALAPRRAGVEKASSKKKKKERAKPPKNLPTLDRPLSDLTKDSAIPITDIETYVNRDATARQDEVTQCRKNPGKVKRPMNAFMLYRKAYQQRAKEWASQHNHQVVSRVCGSSWPLEPEHIRQQFKAWADLERDNHQKAHPNYKFTPSKPHKPAKYDENFDAHSEASDLDEYGDWQHAAAPMRSATNTPNDDGDYIPSRSVYAATHHPLMGLHGLGPHHQNRSAFEFSNPGKPMPSAYDTRGLTNTFYESHIQNTQRSHLHPGMIEDVLMRKTPSPSMAFQQHTHGLRSHYELNQYHHPQHTRPSHEQQAHSQSQSQGHSQPQPPCFEHRIDPSLMSHEELFNGTNNLNNINNSISNLFDGTGLAGTNNSQHGWQTGQLTSNNDPENQFSHFNLGLDNTLSVEQHSQFLGGADEWRMEPLSEGAHFEANWAETKADQ; via the exons ATGGATCGCAAtacccccctctccccaagcCTGCCGAAAGGAGAGCCGTTACCTGTCGGCTTCAATGAGCTTCTGCAACATAACGCTGCCACACCGCACGATATGAACGCCGCCGATTCCATTCGAGTACAATTGCAACCGGCTTCGAGATATGGAACCCCGGCGCCCCAGTTAACACATTCGCAAAGTTTCGATCCGTCCATGTCATACCAGCATGGAGGTGCTCAGATT CCGGGCTTCCACCCCATGTATCCCGACAGCAGTCCGTATGGCCCTATTCCAGAT ATGTCGCAGCCTTATGGCACACCGGCAGCGTCACCCCCTACACCTTCACGGGCGTCTGATATCATGAGCATACACGGCGGCAATATCGTAATCGGGAAGGCGCTGGCACCAAGACGCGCGGGCGTGGAAAAAGCATCGTctaaaaagaagaagaaggaaagagcgAAGCCGCCGAAAAATTTGCCAACTTTGGACAGGCCGCTGAGTGACTTGACAAAAGACTCGGCCATTCCGATCACCGATATCGAGACGTACGTGAACCGAGACGCCACCGCACGGCAAGACGAGGTCACCCAGTGCAGGAAGAATCCCGGCAAGGTCAAAAGGCCCATGAACGCCTTCATGCTGTATCGCAAGGCCTATCAGCAACGTGCCAAAGAATGGGCGTCTCAACACAACCATCAGGTCGTCTCACGGGTCTGCGGTTCCAGCTGGCCACTTGAGCCCGAGCATATCCGACAGCAGTTCAAAGCCTGGGCCGACCTCGAACGtgacaaccaccaaaaagcGCACCCGAACTACAAGTTCACGCCGTCCAAACCTCACAAGCCAGCAAAGTACGACGAAAACTTCGACGCCCACAGTGAAGCCTCGGACTTGGATGAGTATGGCGACTGGCAACACGCGGCGGCCCCGATGCGGTCTGCTACCAATACGCCCAACGACGACGGGGACTACATTCCAAGTCGCTCCGTCTATGCCGCAACCCATCACCCTCTGATGGGATTGCACGGGCTAGGGCCTCATCACCAGAACCGATCCGCCTTTGAATTTTCCAACCCGGGGAAACCAATGCCGTCCGCATACGACACTCGAGGGTTAACGAACACCTTTTACGAGAGCCACATCCAGAACACCCAAAGGAGCCACTTGCACCCAGGTATGATAGAGGATGTTCTGATGCGCAAGACGCCATCGCCGAGTATGGcattccaacaacacacccaCGGATTGCGCTCGCATTACGAGTTGAATCaataccaccacccacaacacACACGCCCTTCTCACGAGCAACAAGCTCATTCACAATCCCAGTCACAAGGTCAttcccaaccccagccccCCTGCTTTGAGCACCGTATCGATCCGTCGTTGATGTCTCACGAGGAGCTCTTCAACGGAACGAATaacctcaacaacatcaacaattCCATATCCAACCTCTTCGACGGCACCGGGCTCGCCGGCACCAACAATTCGCAGCATGGTTGGCAAACAGGTCAGCTGACATCCAACAACGACCCAGAGAACCAGTTCTCCCACTTTAACCTAGGGCTCGACAACACACTTTCGGTTGAGCAGCACAGCCAGTTTCTCGGGGGGGCAGACGAGTGGCGGATGGAGCCTTTGTCAGAAGGGGCACACTTTGAGGCCAACTGGGCCGAAACCAAGGCTGATCAATAG